One window from the genome of Alnus glutinosa chromosome 13, dhAlnGlut1.1, whole genome shotgun sequence encodes:
- the LOC133854464 gene encoding zinc finger CCCH domain-containing protein 12: MDFSGGNVVQVITGSGPESWSGGDHAMWATEDDYRAWSNNSNGDDTPSTNSNYDQRQSQSRSGSEPPSKKSRNSQDVTSSNRSKAIGKMFFKTKLCCKFRAGTCPYITNCNFAHSIEELRRPPPNWQEIVAAHEEERTVLEPREEYQIPSLGSSGYVGETQRSYKGRHCKKFYTEEGCPYGDNCTFLHDEQSKNRESVAISLGPGGYGGGGGGGGGGGGSGGGGGSGGGGGGGGGGAGGSAGGGQNMKPSNWKTRICNKWELTGYCPFGSKCHFAHGAAELHRYGGGLMEGDTRDSSSAPPDSKLGGVPSRSPADTLVAPVTSVPHSDLYHIGVPSQRSSIVIQKPGQRTHQKWKGPDKISRIYGDWIDDIE, translated from the exons ATGGATTTCTCCGGCGGCAACGTGGTGCAAGTAATCACTGGAAGTGGCCCGGAAAGCTGGTCCGGTGGCGACCACGCGATGTGGGCCACGGAGGACGATTACCGAGCGTGGAGCAACAACAGCAATGGAGACGACACGCCGTCGACGAACTCCAACTACGACCAGAGGCAGTCCCAGAGTCGCTCCGGAAGCGAGCCACCCAGCAAGAAGTCTAGGAATTCCCAAGATGTGACGTCGTCGAATCGGTCCAAAGCCATCGGAAAAATGTTCTTCAAGACCAAGCTTTGTTGCAAGTTCCGTGCAGGGACTTGCCCGTACATAACAAACTGTAACTTCGCTCACAGCATTGAAGAGCTCCGCCGGCCGCCTCCGAACTGGCAGGAGATCGTGGCGGCGCACGAGGAGGAGAGGACGGTGCTGGAGCCGAGGGAGGAGTATCAGATTCCGTCGTTGGGGTCTTCGGGTTATGTGGGGGAGACCCAGAGGTCGTACAAGGGAAGGCATTGCAAGAAGTTCTACACGGAGGAGGGGTGTCCCTATGGCGACAATTGCACATTTCTTCACGACGAGCAGTCCAAGAATAGGGAGAGTGTGGCGATCAGCTTGGGCCCTGGTGGGTAcggtggtggcggtggtggtggtggtggcggtggtggtAGTGGCGGCGGTGGTGGCAGTGgcggtgggggtgggggtgggggcgGGGGTGCCGGGGGGAGTGCGGGTGGGGGGCAGAATATGAAGCCGTCCAATTGGAAAACCAGGATTTGCAACAAGTGGGAGTTGACAGGGTATTGCCCTTTTGGGAGCAAATGCCATTTTGCTCATGGTGCAGCAG AATTACACCGATATGGTGGTGGGCTTATGGAGGGCGATACTAGAGATTCTTCTTCTGCTCCTCCTGACTCGAAGCTGGGAGGAGTACCTTCAAGAAGTCCGGCAGATACTCTGGTAGCACCAGTCACTTCAGTTCCTCATTCTGATCTTTATCATATTGGAGTTCCATCGCAACGGTCATCTATTGTAATTCAAAAGCCAGGGCAGAGAACTCATCAGAAATGGAAGGGTCCGGACAAAATCAGTAGGATATATGGTGACTGGATTGATGACATTGAATAG